From the Lathyrus oleraceus cultivar Zhongwan6 chromosome 4, CAAS_Psat_ZW6_1.0, whole genome shotgun sequence genome, one window contains:
- the LOC127074692 gene encoding mediator of RNA polymerase II transcription subunit 4, whose protein sequence is MLQHQTVPSPARLGLTNPNSPSLLNPNPQKLPPSQTHHHQNHHSVSPSAALLSLLPPLPRAQALLSQMATLASKLFEVSPNRSVWLTAFRGSLPTFLSSQTQTQSHSSSSLESSSPSSTKEIISLFTSLQTQIFESVSELQEIIDLQDAKKKIDGEIRPKDSALLAFANKLKDAERELDILVDDYSDYRRNIKRLKSGDGSEDDSLTTSTVSYQLKLSDILSYAHRISYTTFAPPEFGAGTAPLRGAMPPAPQEEQMRASQLYNFADLDIGLPKALENKEKTVEAIIEPPPLQTVDNNNPLANLSAIQGMLPPNFSIPPGWKPGMPVQLPIDMPIKPPPGWKPGDPVALPPTDSLPEPKEPKIPPHIPQPKQPEIIQVQHVNLDLGGTDSSDYSSDEASSDDED, encoded by the coding sequence ATGCTTCAACACCAAACCGTGCCGTCCCCTGCTAGGCTAGGCCTTACAAACCCTAACTCACCATCACTTTTGAACCCCAACCCTCAAAAGCTACCTCCTTCCCAGACCCATCATCACCAAAACCACCATTCTGTGTCTCCTTCAGCGGCTTTACTCTCTCTTTTACCACCTCTTCCCAGAGCACAGGCACTTCTTTCTCAAATGGCTACCTTAGCTTCAAAACTCTTTGAAGTATCACCCAACAGATCTGTTTGGCTCACTGCATTCCGTGGATCACTCCCAACATTCCTTTCTTCCCAAACCCAAACACAATCACATTCATCTTCCTCGCTTGAGTCGTCTTCTCCTTCCTCCACTAAAGAAATTATTTCACTTTTCACCTCCCTTCAAACCCAAATCTTTGAATCTGTCTCTGAACTCCAAGAAATTATTGATCTACAAGATGCTAAGAAGAAGATTGACGGGGAAATTAGGCCAAAAGATTCAGCACTTCTTGCATTTGCCAACAAACTCAAAGATGCTGAGAGGGAACTCGACATTCTTGTTGATGATTACTCTGATTATCGCCGCAACATCAAGAGATTGAAATCAGGAGATGGTAGTGAAGATGATTCTTTAACCACCTCAACTGTCTCATATCAGCTGAAACTGTCAGATATATTATCATATGCTCATCGAATCAGTTATACAACCTTTGCACCACCGGAATTCGGAGCAGGAACGGCTCCTCTTCGCGGTGCAATGCCACCTGCACCACAAGAGGAACAAATGAGAGCTTCGCAGCTATATAACTTTGCAGATCTTGATATTGGGTTGCCTAAAGCACTTGAAAATAAGGAGAAAACAGTTGAGGCTATTATTGAGCCTCCACCTTTACAGACCGTGGATAATAATAATCCACTTGCGAATTTGTCTGCAATTCAAGGGATGCTTCCTCCCAATTTTTCTATTCCGCCTGGTTGGAAACCTGGAATGCCTGTACAATTGCCTATTGATATGCCAATTAAGCCCCCACCTGGGTGGAAACCAGGGGATCCTGTGGCATTGCCTCCTACTGACTCACTTCCGGAACCAAAGGAACCGAAAATACCCCCTCACATCCCTCAGCCCAAGCAGCCTGAAATTATTCAAGTGCAGCATGTTAATTTGGATCTTGGAGGAACTGATAGCAGTGATTATAGTAGTGATGAGGCAAGCTCTGATGACGAAGATTGA
- the LOC127136785 gene encoding uncharacterized protein LOC127136785 has protein sequence MVDEELHFKTILRRKNAAKARIYRKSVIDDKKSKRLKTALKENGTFDKRRGNDSTALRIPLSELSPNILNDGRGIANVEVSRQLHSSLKTKPSTNNNIRSKRISSRNITKLGVNLSKRFDNTFAATISNQDPIPELQLNELFASDSGDDNMNDEFDGYSSTTNSSFDEDEMSNGTDAMETFEITSGGYYDIGDPAMECQYCGANMWYSERKNKCRHPSNPKFSMCCGSGKVQLPLLKPGPKVLQHLLFDNESCESKNFQQQIRMYNVMFAFTSPGAKVDNRFNNGRCPPNFRIQGQSCHRIGSMLPMPGQNPRFAQLYVYDTENEIENRMHGFRSKSGVDVNIVRKLSEMLYEHNVHAQSFRMARDRLCEEGVSDLKLRLISERRNDGRIYNQPTVSEVAALIVGDVDTAEKRDIIVQKQCGKLQRIDEYHTSYLGYQYPLLFPYGEDGYRPNVRHRDKGTNIRHFTDITQSEQNNKNIPWEEATKRNRLTIRKWLAFRIQSRSNEAQTLLRSRRLYQQFLVDGFTMMESERLRWLRKNQSKLRVGKYHNLNEYNSNGETHGSNTGKRVVLPSSYVGSRRYMDQLYFDGMAICSYVGFLDLFITFTCNPNWPEIQRLLGSVHLKASYRPDIISRVFKMKFDELLSDLTKKSLLGKVLAYMYTIEFQKRGLPHAHILIFLHPSNKYPTPSDIDCIISAEIPDQDTNEELYNLVKTHMIHGPCGFANRSSPCMKDGKCSKYFPKQFQPKTIVDQDGFPVYRRRDNGHTVLKNGIQVDNQNVVPYNAKLLTKYQAHINMEWCNQSTSIKYLFKYINKGYDRITAAIVPNDDGTSNQPQNVDDIKQYIDCRYVSPSEASWRIFSFPIHGRKPAVERLYFHCEGQNSVYYTDFDRINTVLEKPSVTESMFTSWFEANCKYPKAQNLTYSKFVSKFVYVKKKREWKPRQKGYTIGRLIWVPPTTGELYYLRLMPTHVKAPRSYNDIKIVNNVKYDTFWDACFAMGFIGDDREFIAAIKEANHWGSSQYLRLLFVHMLLSGSINRPRHVWSKTCHLLADGILYAQQRIANNRGLRLSDEEIMNLTLIEIERNLQRKSRSLKEFAGMPYPSGYVVEQLGNKLIYEERSYNPAEQLQEYNNLFLNLTDEQRGVFKRIMEAVNNQQGDVFFLYGYGGTGKTYMWRTLASYIRSKKQICLTVASSGIASLLLPGGRTAHSMFKIPIPTMESSTCNIDKGSDRAKLLKMAKLIIWDEAPMAHRFCFEAFDKTLKDIMGRSNCSDKLFGGKVIVFGGEFRQILPVVPRGSRSDIIHSTINLSYIWDHCVVLKLTKNMRLQQAGNTSSTSELELFSNWILKVGDGKLEEPNDGYTDIPIPNDFLISNYDDPLEVIVSETYPNFLNNYKNPEFLQSRAILAGTIETVDIINQYVLGFIPGEEKEYLSSDSVDTFDGEGNEAFDVLTPKFFNTLTTSGLPNHKIKLKIGTSIMLLQNIDQPEGLCNGTRLIVTRLANHVIEAKIISGKNIGGVIYIPRMDMTPTQSPWPFKMTRRQFSITICYAMTINKSQGQSLDYVGLYLPRSVFSHGQLYVAISRVKSKKGLKILIHDKDNHPLNSTTNVVFKEVFENL, from the exons ATGGTAGATGAAGAATTACATTTTAAAACTATTTTGAGGAGGAAGAATGCTGCAAAAGCCAGAATTTATAGAAAGAGTGTTATTGATGACAAGAAATCTAAGAGGTTGAAAACTGCTCTAAAAGAAAACGGTACATTTGATAAAAGACGCGGCAATGACTCAACAGCTTTGAGGATACCACTATCAGAACTTTCGCCAAACATACTAAATGACGGTCGTGGTATAGCCAACGTTGAAGTAAGTCGTCAACTTCATTCGTCCTTAAAGACTAAGCCAAGTACCAATAATAATATCAGATCAAAAAGGATATCAAGCAGAAACATTACCAAATTAGGAGTTAACTTATCTAAGAGGTTTGACAATACATTTGCTGCAACAATATCAAACCAAGATCCAATACCAGAATTGCAACTCAATGAGCTTTTTGCATCTGATAGTGGAGACGATAATATGAATGATGAATTTGACG GTTACAGTTCAACAACAAATTCAAGttttgatgaagatgaaatgtCTAATGGAACAGATGCTATGGAAACTTTTGAAATTACATCAG GAGGGTATTATGATATAGGGGATCCTGCCATGGAATGTCAATATTGTGGTGCAAATATGTGGTATTCggaaaggaaaaacaaatgtcGTCATCCGTCCAATCCTAAATTTTCCATGTGTTGTGGATCAGGAAAAGTTCAGTTACCTCTGTTAAAACCCGGTCCTAAAGTTCTACAACATCTGTTGTTTGACAACGAATCATGTGAATCAAAAAATTTCCAACAACAAATTCGAATGTACAACGTTATGTTTGCATTTACATCTCCCGGTGCGAAAGTGGACAATCGATTTAACAACGGTAGATGCCCTCCCAATTTTCGTATCCAAGGTCAATCATGTCACCGAATAGGAAGCATGTTACCGATGCCAGGTCAAAATCCACGATTTGCACAACTATATGTTTATGACACTGAGAATGAAATTGAAAATAGAATGCATGGATTCAG GTCAAAAAGTGGAGTTGATGTTAATATTGTGAGAAAACTATCTGAAATGTTATATGAACATAATGTTCATGCACAATCATTTCGCATGGCAAGGGACAGACTTTGTGAAGAAGGTGTTTCTGATTTAAAACTTCGTTTAATATCTGAACGAAGAAATGATGGAAGGATATATAATCAACCAACTGTATCCGAAGTAGCTGCTTTAATTGTTGGAGATGTCGACACTGCAGAAAAAAGAGACATTATAGTGCAAAAACAATGTGGCAAACTTCAAAGGATAGATGAGTATCATACCAGTTATTTAGGATATCAGTACCCATTATTATTTCCATATGGTGAGGATGGATATAGACCTAATGTGAGACACCGTGATAAAGGGACAAATATTCGCCACTTCACAGACATAACACAGTCAGAACAGAATAATAAAAATATTCCTTGGGAAGAAGCAACAAAGCGAAATCGACTTACAATAAGAAAGTGGTTGGCCTTTAGAATTCAATCAAGATCTAATGAAGCACAAACATTGTTGCGATCAAGGAGACTTTATCAACAATTTTTGGTAGATGGTTTTACAATGATGGAATCAGAAAGACTTAGGTGGCTTCGAAAGAATCAGTCAAAACTGAGGGTTGGCAAGTATCACAATTTGAATGAATATAATTCAAATGGAGAAACGCACGGGTCAAACACAGGTAAGAGGGTTGTGCTACCTTCTTCATACGTTGGTAGTCGTAGATATATGGATCAACTATACTTTGACGGAATGGCAATATGCAGCTATGTCGGATTTCTAGATCTTTTCATTACATTCACATGTAACCCCAACTGGCCTGAAATTCAGCGTTTGCTTGGTTCTGTTCATCTAAAAGCATCATATCGTCCTGACATCATTTCAAGAGTCTTTAAAATGAAATTTGATGAACTTTTGTCTGATCTCACAAAGAAAAGTCTATTGGGGAAAGTTCTTGCAT aTATGTATACAATTGAGTTTCAAAAGAGAGGATTACCACATGCTCACATCTTAATTTTCCTCCATCCATCTAACAAATATCCAACTCCAAGTGATATTGATTGCATTATTTCAGCTGAAATACCTGACCAAGATACCAATGAAGAGTTGTATAATTTGGTTAAAACTCACATGATTCATGGCCCGTGTGGATTTGCAAATCGATCTTCACCGTGCATGAAAGATGGAAAATGTTCTAAATATTTTCCAAAACAGTTTCAGCCCAAAACAATTGTTGATCAAGATGGGTTTCCGGTATATAGAAGAAGAGACAATGGACATACAGTTCTTAAGAATGGAATTCAAGTCGATAACCAGAATGTTGTTCCATACAATGCAAAGTTGTTGACAAAGTACCAAGCTCACATAAACATGGAATGGTGCAATCAAAGTACATCGATTAAGTACTTATTCAAGTACATCAACAAAGGTTACGACAGAATCACCGCTGCCATTGTACCGAATGATGATGGAACTTCCAACCAGCCGCAGAATGTTGATGACATCAAACAGTATATTGATTGTAG GTACGTTTCTCCGAGTGAAGCATCTTGGAGGATATTCTCCTTTCCAATCCATGGTAGAAAACCAGCTGTTGAGAGACTGTACTTTCATTGTGAAGGTCAAAATTCGGTATATTACACTGATTTTGATCGTATCAATACAGTTCTGGAAAAACCAAGTGTAACTGAATCGATGTTTACATCATGGTTCGAAGCAAATTGCAAGTATCCTAAAGCACAAAATTTAACTTACAGCAAGTTTGTTTCAAAATTTGTTTATGTTAAGAAAAAAAGAGAATGGAAACCCCGTCAAAAAGGTTACACAATTGGTAGGCTTATATGGGTTCCTCCAACAACTGGCGAATTGTACTATCTTAGATTGATGCCCACACATGTCAAAGCCCCCCGCAGTTATAATGATATAAAAATAGTGAATAACGTAAAATATGATACTTTCTGGGATGCCTGTTTTGCTATGGGTTTTATCGGCGATGATAGAGAATTCATTGCAGCTATTAAAGAGGCAAATCATTGGGGTTCAAGTCAATATTTGAGATTACTATTTGTTCACATGTTATTATCAGGCAGCATTAACAGGCCAAGACATGTATGGAGTAAAACATGTCATCTCTTAGCTGATGGAATATTATATGCTCAACAGCGAATTGCAAACAATAGAG GTTTGAGGTTGTCGGATGAAGAGATAATGAATTTAACATTAATTGAGATTGAACGAAATCTTCAAAGGAAGAGCCGAAGTCTAAAGGAATTTGCTGGAATGCCTTATCCAAGTGGATATGTGGTTGAGCAGTTGGGAAATAAGCTCATATACGAAGAGCGGAGTTACAATCCAGCCGAACAATTGCAAGAATACAATAATTTATTCTTAAATCTTACAG atGAGCAAAGAGGTGTATTCAAGCGAATAATGGAAGCAGTAAACAATCAACAAGGAGACGTATTTTTTTTGTATGGATACGGTGGCACAGGGAAAACCTACATGTGGAGAACTCTAGCTTCCTACATAAGATCAAAGAAACAAATTTGTTTAACTGTTGCTTCATCGGGCATAGCTTCACTACTACTTCCAGGAGGTCGAACGGCTCATTCAATGTTCAAGATTCCAATACCTACAATGGAGTCTTCTACATGTAATATCGACAAAGGTAGTGATCGTGCAAAGCTACTAAAAATGGCAAAGTTGATAATTTGGGATGAAGCTCCAATGGCACACAGATTTTGTTTTGAAGCGTttgataaaacccttaaagaCATAATGGGGCGTTCCAATTGTTCTGACAAATTATTCGGAGGGAAAGTAATTGTATTTGGTGGAGAATTTCGGCAAATATTACCAGTTGTACCAAGGGGCAGCCGTTCAGATATAATACATTCTACAATAAATTTATCATACATCTGGGATCATTGTGTTGTGCTGAAGCTTACAAAGAACATGCGACTCCAACAAGCCGGCAATACTTCAAGTACATCTGAATTAGAATTGTTTTCTAATTGGATATTAAAAGTTGGCGATGGGAAATTGGAAGAACCTAACGATGGTTACACGGATATTCCTATTCCAAATGATTTCTTAATTTCTAACTATGATGATCCACTAGAAGTCATTGTTAGTGAAACATATCCGAATTTTCTTAACAATTACAAGAATCCAGAATTTTTGCAATCAAGAGCTATATTGGCAGGAACAATTGAAACGGTTGACATCATAAATCAATACGTTTTGGGATTCATACCAG GTGAAGAAAAGGAATATTTAAGTTCAGATTCTGTAGACACTTTTGACGGTGAAGGAAATGAAGCTTTTGATGTTTTGACCCCGAAATTTTTTAATACACTTACAACTTCCGGTCTACCTAACCACAAGATTAAATTGAAGATTGGGACCTCTATTATGTTGCTTCAAAACATTGATCAACCTGAAGGTCTCTGCAATGGAACAAGGCTTATAGTTACAAGATTGGCAAACCACGTTATCGAGGCAAAGATTATATCTGGAAAGAATATTGGAGGGGTTATCTATATTCCAAGAATGGATATGACTCCAACACAATCTCCGTGGCCATTCAAAATGACTAGAAGGCAATTTTCCATAACTATATGTTATGCTATGACAATTAACAAATCTCAAGGTCAGTCATTGGATTATGTTGGATTGTATTTGCCTAGAAGTGTATTTAGTCATGGTCAATTATATGTTGCAATATCAAGGGTCAAAAGCAAAAAAGGGCTTAAGATATTAATCCATGACAAGGATAACCATCCATTGAATTCTACAACAAACGTCGTGttcaaagaagtttttgaaaacttATAG